The window GTCGCGACAGATGAGGAGATGTGTGGTTTCGTCGTCGGATGCTTTTTCTTCGTACCACTCCCGCTCTCGGTGGCCGTTGACTGGCGACCGGTTGCCGAGATACTGGCGGACTGCGCGGTCGTTGACCGTCGTTTGGAGGAAGTCCAAATCTTCCTCTTCGACCGTTCTGAGGTCGATTCTATCGCCGGATAGAAAGACAGGTCCGGGCATATACTGAGGTGACGAAGATCGACGCGAAAAGCGTTCGTGAGAGATAGTAGCAAACTCGACGAGTGAGTTGTGGAGTTCCCCGATTTTCCCGCCACGGATTCATGCCGACGTTATTCGGGATATTTCGGCTCGCGCTTTTCGGCCCGCTCCAGTGCGGTTTCGATAACGTCGCGTACGTCGCCGTGGAATTCCCCGCCGTGTCCGGCGTACATGTGTTCGACCGAGTCGGGCATCCTGTCGAGGATTTCACGAATGCTGTCGATGAGGTCCTCGCGGGATTGACCGGGCATGTCAGTACGCCCGAAACTGCCGTAGTCGAAGGCCCCGTCGTCGTGAACCACCACGTCCCCACTGAAGACGGTCGAGTCGCTGACGAAAACGAGGTGGTCGTCCGCGTGGCCGGGCGTGTAGATGGCTTCGAACTCCTCGTCGCCGATCGTGAGTGTGTCGCCGTCGTCGATAGCCACGTCCCGGCGAGGATGTGCGTCGTAGGCAACGAGTTCCGCGTCGAATTCGTCCAACACGGCATCGAGTTGCTCGACGTGGTCGCCGTGCTGATGGGTGAGAACGACGGCATCGAGGGAAGCCGTGTGGTCTCGAATCACGTCCACAACGCCATTCATCGCACCAGCATCGACGAGGACGGGGCGGCCACCGAGTGCGAGATACGCGTTGCAGGTGAACGCCTCAGCGTCGGCAGTGACGTTGGTAACTTGCATGTCGGGGTGTTTTCCGTCATCTACCAAAATTCTGACGGGCGGCGAGGCACTTTAGTGATAGAAGAACGTAACGATGAACGTATGGGCTTTGGGAGCTACGACGAATCCGAACAAGAAAACCGAGAGTACAGTGCCGATTTGGACGACGACAGCGGCGTCAACACGTCCGAACACGACCACGAGGGGAGCGTCAGTTTCGAGTTCGGAGAATCGAACGACGAGCTGCTAAACCGGCTCTCGGACATCAAAGACGGCGACAAATAGCGTGAAACCCGGCGTCAGAGCGCTTGGCGTCGCGGAGTCGTACCACGACGGCGAGACTGGTAACACCGGCACCAGCACGCTCGCTGGCGTGGTAACGCGCGCAAGCAGGGTCATCGACGGCTTCGTTTTTGGAACGTGTACGATCGGCGGAACGGACGTGAGCGATGCGATTTGCTCCCTCGGTACGCGCCTCGACCGTGAGGACGTACGCTACGTTCTCATCTCCGGAATCGCACTTTCGTGGTACAATATCGTAGATATGCACAGAATTTCCGACGTACTCGACCGACCCGTCATCTCCGTCACGTTCGAGGAAAGCGACGGACTGGACGCATCACTCGCCACCGAATTTTCCGGTGAGAATCTCGAACGACGCCGAGAGATCTACCGACGACAGCCACCGCGGCAGGAACTCTCGGTCAACGAGCAGACGATCTTCGTCCGAAACGTCGGCGTTACGGACGACGAAGCACACGACGTGATCCGAACGTTTACCCCGGAAGGCGGCCGACCGGAACCGCTCCGAGTCGCGAGGATAGCGGCCCGCGCCGGAGACGAGTGGCGGACGACGGCACGCTAGACCGGTAGCGAACACAGGCCGCGGGAAATTAATACGTCCCGCTCGTTTTCACCGTACATGGGTACGATGGAGGGACTGGAAGTCACCGAATGTGAGCGCTGTCCGGCGCTCGTGGACTGTCGGAGCCAAATCGTCAACGGGACCGGACCGGAAGACGCGGACCTCCTGTTCGTCGGGGAAGGACCGGGTGCGAACGAAGACGAGCAGGGCGAACCGTTCGTCGGACGGAGTGGATCCGTGTTGGACGAGAAACTACGCGATGCGGGGCTTTCGCGTGCCGACGTTCGAATCACCAACTGTGTACGCTGTCGGCCGCCAGAAAACCGTGACCCGACGAAGGAGGAACTGAACAACTGCCGGGAGTATTTAGAACGTGAAATCGAACTGGCGAATCCGGACGTTATCGTCACGCTCGGAAAGGTCCCGAGCGAACATCTCCTCGAGCGCGACGTGGCGGTGACGAACGAGGCTGGAACGATAGCCAACGCCGAACTCGGAGGCGAGATACGCGACGTGCTCATCTGTGTTCACCCCGCGGCTACCCTCTACGACAGGAGTCAGGACTCCACGTTCGAAAGCACGATCGGGAAGGCCGCCAGCATGGCGGGTTCGAACAGCGGACAGTCGAGTCTCGGTGAGTTCTAAAACTGGAAGCGTCGGTCAGGAAAGCGCGGAATCAGCCGGTTACGACCCCGCGCCGAGTTCGGCAAGCAAGTGTGAGATGTGGAGTCTGTCGTTCGTCCCCTCGGTCAGATCCATATCGACTTCTGCTGCCAACAGTACTGCCTCGGCGAGCGACTCACCGGTGTATCTGTTCGATCGGCCGAAGGC of the Haladaptatus caseinilyticus genome contains:
- a CDS encoding MBL fold metallo-hydrolase, whose translation is MQVTNVTADAEAFTCNAYLALGGRPVLVDAGAMNGVVDVIRDHTASLDAVVLTHQHGDHVEQLDAVLDEFDAELVAYDAHPRRDVAIDDGDTLTIGDEEFEAIYTPGHADDHLVFVSDSTVFSGDVVVHDDGAFDYGSFGRTDMPGQSREDLIDSIREILDRMPDSVEHMYAGHGGEFHGDVRDVIETALERAEKREPKYPE
- a CDS encoding DUF5786 family protein, which gives rise to MGFGSYDESEQENREYSADLDDDSGVNTSEHDHEGSVSFEFGESNDELLNRLSDIKDGDK
- a CDS encoding endonuclease dU, whose protein sequence is MKPGVRALGVAESYHDGETGNTGTSTLAGVVTRASRVIDGFVFGTCTIGGTDVSDAICSLGTRLDREDVRYVLISGIALSWYNIVDMHRISDVLDRPVISVTFEESDGLDASLATEFSGENLERRREIYRRQPPRQELSVNEQTIFVRNVGVTDDEAHDVIRTFTPEGGRPEPLRVARIAARAGDEWRTTAR
- a CDS encoding uracil-DNA glycosylase, with the translated sequence MGTMEGLEVTECERCPALVDCRSQIVNGTGPEDADLLFVGEGPGANEDEQGEPFVGRSGSVLDEKLRDAGLSRADVRITNCVRCRPPENRDPTKEELNNCREYLEREIELANPDVIVTLGKVPSEHLLERDVAVTNEAGTIANAELGGEIRDVLICVHPAATLYDRSQDSTFESTIGKAASMAGSNSGQSSLGEF